Within the Acidimicrobiia bacterium genome, the region GCGGTGCGCTCGTCGACCCTCCTGGTCGTTCGAGGCGCTCCGGCCGCCGATCCCGGCGGGCGATCAGGGCGTCGACCCCGGCTCCGCCCCGCCCCGGGAGAGGATCAGCAGGGCCAGGGCTGGGAACACGACCACGGTGAGGAGGCCGGCGGCGACGATCGCCGCGCTGGTGTCAGCGTCGATGGTGTGCAGCTGGGTCCCGATGCGAGCGGCCACGACCGGCACCGAGAGCGAGGTGGCTTGGAGCAGCCCGGCGGTCGCGACGTGCCGGGCGTCGCCCAGCCCCCGGTAGAGGACCGCGGGGACGCCGCGAGCCACCGCGAAGAGGACGACGAGCGCCGGCACCATGGCGATGGCGGCGGGCTCGCTCACGAGCGCGTGAGCGTCGAACTGCAGCCCGCTCGTGACGAAGAAGGCCGGGATCAGGAAGCCGTAGCCGATGGCGTCGAGCTTCGAGCGGAGCCGCTCGTCGGTGAGGTGCTCGTCGGGGTCGGTCACCCGGAGCAGCGCGCCGGCGACGAAGGCGCCGAGCACGGCCTCGAAGCCGAGCTCGCTCGAGAGGGCCACGAACACCGCCAGCACCAGCATGGCGACGCGCACGCCGAGCTGCGCCGACGTCTCGCCCTGGCGGAGCAAGGCCCGCGCGAACCGCGGCGACCGCTCGACCCGGCCCAGACCGACCGCGACCACGACGACCAGGAGGGCAAAGCCCACCAACAGGAAGAGCTGCGTGCCGAGCCCGGAGCCGGAGCCGGAATAGAAGAGAGCGAGGGCGAGGATGGCGCCGAACTCGCCCACGGAGCTCGCGGCGAGC harbors:
- a CDS encoding cation:proton antiporter → MHGTSYTSLLAVTAIALAAPIAVSLVPVVRVPAVVLEIVLGILVGPSVLGWVHLDASVSVLGVIGLSFLLFLAGLELDLSSLRGRVGRILGAYAVSGVLALAGGQLVSFIDADNKALFVGIVLASTSLGLVVPVLRDAGLTFTPFGQLVLAASSVGEFGAILALALFYSGSGSGLGTQLFLLVGFALLVVVVAVGLGRVERSPRFARALLRQGETSAQLGVRVAMLVLAVFVALSSELGFEAVLGAFVAGALLRVTDPDEHLTDERLRSKLDAIGYGFLIPAFFVTSGLQFDAHALVSEPAAIAMVPALVVLFAVARGVPAVLYRGLGDARHVATAGLLQATSLSVPVVAARIGTQLHTIDADTSAAIVAAGLLTVVVFPALALLILSRGGAEPGSTP